TATCCCCGTATTGATAATCGGCATATTGCTGGCCAACGTGGGCATCTTTGTGTACGCGTGGTTATTGGGCGACATCGGATTTCACGTCTTTACCGCGCGATATGGGGCAATCCCCTTTGAAATAATGCAAGGCACTGACGCAATCTCTCCCACACCCATCCCCTTATATCTCACGGTATTATCGTCGATGTTTATGCACGGCGGCATATTACATCTGGGCGGCAACATGCTGTACCTGTGGATATTTGGGAACAATATAGAAGCCGCACTCGGACGTATGCGATTCTTGTTCTTCTATTTATTTTGCGGCGTGATCGCAACCCTATCACATGTGATCTCCGAACCGGAATCCACCATACCAATGGTGGGTGCCAGTGGCGCAATAGCGGGAATATTGGGAGGCTATCTGGCGGCATATCCCGGCGCGCGAATATTGGTACTCGTATTTTATTTCATCCTTCGCGTGCCAGCACTAATCGTACTCGGTGGATGGTTTGTCATACAATTGCTCAACGCCTCAAGCGCCAGCGGCACAAGCGACGTCGCCTGGTTTGCCCACATTGCCGGATTTGTCGTAGGCTATGTGCTCATGCGGCAATGGAAAAACAAAATCCCTGCCAAAAGAGTATATGAGCAGTGGGAGTACTAAAAGCGGTCAAGGCACACCAGACCCCACACTATCTACATCTCTCGGCGTCGTCCCCAATTTCCATCTGTCTATGAGCCTGCGTATATCTTCGGGATTTTCTATTGGTGGGCCCAGGCGGAGAAAGTTTTCAAGCGCAGAGACAGCACGGACCCTGTCACCCGATTCGTAAAAAAAGAGAGCCAGTGCGCGATAGTGTTCGCCAACGAGTTGCCATGTCTCCGGGAAATCGAGCGCGTACGGAGGCACGCGTTTTTCGACTTCCACGAGAACATCATAAGCCTCTGTGTGCATACCCAGCCGAATGTACGCGCGGACAAGGCCATCAAAGAGAATCAAATAATTGCCGAGCAGGCGACGTGCAACCGGGTCTTTGTGAACCGTACTATCCGCAACGCCGGTGTACCGATAGACCTCGAGCAAATTGTGCCTGATCTTTTCCTCCTCAAACTGCTCGTATCCCCGGGTCCTGACCAGTTTATACCCCATCCCCTCCATAGACAAATAGGGCTTCAAACCCGCCATATTGATATCGGGCACGGTCACGGCAAAATAAATGGGCCGCTTTTCCCAATTGTATTTCACAATGCGCCATATCATCAAAGTATGGGGTTCCAGAACT
The DNA window shown above is from Gemmatimonadota bacterium and carries:
- a CDS encoding rhomboid family intramembrane serine protease; this translates as MMIPLKDETPSDRIPVLIIGILLANVGIFVYAWLLGDIGFHVFTARYGAIPFEIMQGTDAISPTPIPLYLTVLSSMFMHGGILHLGGNMLYLWIFGNNIEAALGRMRFLFFYLFCGVIATLSHVISEPESTIPMVGASGAIAGILGGYLAAYPGARILVLVFYFILRVPALIVLGGWFVIQLLNASSASGTSDVAWFAHIAGFVVGYVLMRQWKNKIPAKRVYEQWEY